AGACAGTTCCGTTTATAAATTGATGGAACCAAATTTTATCATTGCAGAgtcataattttcaagaaacaaTAGCAACATTATCAAAAACAACATTAAAGAAATACAAGTTAATGCAGTTAGTTGGAATTCAAAGCCTATCCCCATCTACGAATTAGAACAATCTACTCATGAAGCACTGAAAAAGACAAGCTCGTAACGAGGCTTCTCTCAATCCGAGCATAATCCCAATATCCCTAATTGACTCCCCAACTATTTTTGAACAAATAATACTTGATGCCGTTCTCCACCCCAAAACAAACGATTAACACTGATGGCGCCCTCCAGATGCAAGAAGTTTGATCCGAAAAAGAAATTTCACCTTTCCTTCATGCTCCTGAAAGCTCTCCAGCAAGTTTATTGGGTCAATCTTTTTATCaggaaataataaattattttaaagaataattttgCATTAATTGAAAAAAACTATCAACGTAAAAATATAGTTTTGAAGTTTTCATATTAACATTtcgtaattttaaattaaatattaattcttatttttggtTAAAACTTTTTGGAtttgtttctctctcttttctgaTCACTGACAAAATATTACTACGTAAACAAGGCACAGCTCCATTACAGAATCAGCCTTGCACAGCTCCATTTCCAAAGCCCCTACCTGCAAACATAAAGGTTcatttctctttattttctttacttaTTTGCACTCTTTGCAAATagtgaaataaaaatatagaaagatTTGATCCTTTTGCATTTTCGAGTTTCTCTACCGACTAAGGGTTTGAACTTTGAGATTTTTTCGGAGTGTTTCTgttaaataaacaaatatcgGTACGTAGTGATAGTGTTCTTCATTTCAGAATGTCTACATCTTTACTTTAGGGCAGAAAGATTTGAACTTTGCGTGTTTCTCCGTTGAATAAATGGTTTGAGAAAGTGACGGTTTTGTAAGTTTCGGGTATGGTTGTGTATGAGAACTAAAAgattaaatattttacataacttgcttaaaaaaattatattttgatgtgaGTTTAAGACTAATTAATATTGatctatttttttctaatagTTCCACTATCCCGGCCAAAATGTCAAGCGTACCGGACTACAACAAGTTACCGGTGGAGAAGTTCGCTGTTTCACGGCCAAGTTATTCATCGCCTGAAGATCCGCGCCTGTGTGAAGCTGAATTCTTCAAGGACACGGATGTAACTCTCCTTACATTTTTTTTACTGTTAAATTCCTTTCATTTGTTTTAACAAGACTATGTTAGCTAGTCTTGTATGTTGGCTCACATGTAGGTAGTAACATAGTACCTTTTCAAAAAATCTCATTTATAAGTTAATAATGGAGTTGGAATAATCAATTCCTAGTAGATAAACAAGTTTAACAATGGAGTTGGAAAATTTTTGTTACCAAGTTGATTGACTATATGGTCTTTCTTGATTCAATTTCTGTTATATTCTTTGGCTACAAATTAAGGAGGAATTAGTTGACAAGTGCTTAGCTAATTGTTGTTCTAGTCATTAATTTTCAGATTGGTTTATTCTCTTATTACCAATACCAAGATTGTTTATACCACAATTTTAGTACCaaatatgataatcaaaatGACAGATATATGATAAAAAGGTTCTTTATATTCATCAATACATTTTACAAAATTCCATGATGTGTATTTTGTTACTAATTCTTAGTATGGGTTATTATGACgacaaagaaaagaaactctACATTCAGTGAAAGTTGGAAGTAGAAATCATCTTAGCTTGCATACTAGGTATTATACAATTGGAAATGTATAGCTTGATAAACCAAGCAGTAATTTAATCTTTGAGATGGTGTGTGATCTGCTAATATATAGCTTTTAATGCAGTGTAATTGGTCTTGGGTGGGAAAGAGTGGTTTGTGTACTGTGGAGTATAAGGGAAAATGCTGCAAGTTTGATAAACTTTACATGCATTTTCCTTTCATATATTTTGTCCATGAACTTACAAGTCTAGTGTTTGTGTGATTTTTTTGCTCAtaatagaggcatgttgggcTTTTGTCGCGGCAAAAGCTATCACATCTCTATACTATTTTAAGTTGAACAAGCTGAAACCCTTGTCAAAACAACAGGTCATTGATTGCTTATATACTGTAATCAAAAGGCAAAAAAACGTTCAATACCACGAAGGAACAGGATGTTATACCAGTCATTACAATAAATACTATCAATTTGCAATGAAGGAAGGTGTTTATTCTGATGTGTTGTATTCCTAtcttgaaaagaagaaaaactgTTGTAAGTTATCGAATGAGGTAAGCACATGCTATTGGATTTGTTGTTTACTTTTtggttgaatatttttttgCAAGATATATGCttatattaataataagaagaagaaatatgtCTTAACAACTAGATGTCTTGGTTTGCATTACATCTTTCAATTTGTGCAggaaaaaactaaaatcaaGGGATATAACAAGGTTGAAGATCTTGGTTTCGACAAAAAAGGAGTCAAAAATTTAATTCGACAACAACCCATCACGGAAAGTGTGAAAAATGTAAACAGCTTTAAGGGACATACGGGAAagataaaatttctttttactCAACTTTGGTTTTGTGCTTGTTTATTCCATGTTTTATTTACTTtgaattcatttattttgataGGATATTTATACAGGTCTAACCGAGAAAGAAATTCAATTTGAAa
This DNA window, taken from Solanum dulcamara chromosome 3, daSolDulc1.2, whole genome shotgun sequence, encodes the following:
- the LOC129883691 gene encoding uncharacterized protein LOC129883691, with protein sequence MSSVPDYNKLPVEKFAVSRPSYSSPEDPRLCEAEFFKDTDEGVYSDVLYSYLEKKKNCCKLSNEEKTKIKGYNKVEDLGFDKKGVKNLIRQQPITESVKNDIYTGLTEKEIQFETLLKSRNESTEGRHAVFIVGFGVENGIKYYLIKNSWGVNWGYARVERSIVTSLSFPVLDE